The following coding sequences lie in one Spinacia oleracea cultivar Varoflay chromosome 1, BTI_SOV_V1, whole genome shotgun sequence genomic window:
- the LOC110802382 gene encoding manganese-dependent ADP-ribose/CDP-alcohol diphosphatase: MGLITAQGKQPLFSFGVVSDVQYADIPDGRSFLGVPRYYRHSILVLERAVQRWNSLQHLSFAVNFGDIVDGFCPKDQSLDSVKKVASKFEEFNGSVYHMIGNHCLYNLSRETLLPLLKIPSNDGCAYYDFSPIPGYRLVVLDGYDISAIGWPEDHPKSMEAMRILKEKNPNSDKNSPVGLEDLERRFLMFNGGVGKEQLKWLDHALQNATDKKQKVIICCHLPLDPGASSSEALLWNYNEVMDIIHKYKCVKACFGGHEHKGGYSIDSHGVHHRVLEAALECPPYSDAFGYIDVYDDRISLVGTGRMKSTDMVFDS; this comes from the coding sequence ATGGGGTTAATCACTGCTCAGGGGAAACAACCCCTCTTCTCCTTTGGGGTCGTATCAGATGTTCAGTATGCTGATATTCCTGATGGTCGTTCCTTTCTTGGCGTGCCTCGATATTATAGACACAGTATACTTGTGTTGGAAAGGGCGGTCCAGAGATGGAATAGCCTCCAACATCTTAGTTTTGCTGTCAATTTTGGCGACATTGTTGATGGATTCTGCCCAAAAGACCAGTCTCTAGATTCTGTAAAGAAAGTTGCTTCCAAATTTGAAGAATTCAATGGCTCTGTATACCATATGATTGGCAACCACTGCCTTTATAATCTTTCTCGTGAAACACTACTCCCGTTATTGAAGATTCCTAGCAATGATGGCTGCGCTTATTATGATTTTTCACCAATACCTGGTTACCGATTAGTTGTTCTTGATGGCTACGATATTAGTGCCATAGGTTGGCCTGAAGATCATCCAAAATCAATGGAAGCTATGAGAATTCTAAAGGAAAAGAACCCGAACTCAGATAAAAACAGTCCTGTTGGACTTGAAGATCTTGAAAGAAGGTTTCTGATGTTCAATGGTGGTGTTGGGAAGGAACAGCTGAAATGGTTAGATCATGCCCTCCAGAATGCAACTGATAAAAAACAAAAGGTGATTATCTGCTGCCACCTGCCTCTTGACCCTGGTGCATCATCATCTGAAGCACTTCTATGGAATTACAATGAAGTGATGGATATTATACATAAATATAAGTGTGTGAAGGCCTGTTTTGGTGGCCACGAACATAAAGGGGGTTACTCGATTGATTCCCATGGTGTCCATCACCGTGTTCTTGAAGCAGCACTTGAATGTCCTCCGTATTCGGATGCGTTTGGGTATATAGATGTTTATGATGATAGGATATCACTAGTTGGAACCGGCCGGATGAAGAGCACAGATATGGTGTTTGATTCGTAA
- the LOC110802380 gene encoding high-affinity nitrate transporter 3.2, producing MAVRGLIIFVALLSSLAASCYGVMFHELAHSLTVSSTPSGQANVKAGKDQITVTWALNRSISGVDTSIYREVEAKLCYHLESQKDRPWRKTEEEMARDKTCQFAIVKRPYTSSSDSVTYTIKKDVPTAHYFIRVYVRDGPGGKLIAYGQTTGLDLFVAGISGRSASIDIAASIFSAFSVISLGFFFYLEKKKSKRAT from the exons ATGGCGGTTCGAGGTTTAATAATCTTTGTTGCATTACTCTCAAGCTTGGCGGCATCTTGCTATGGAGTCATGTTCCATGAGCTTGCTCATAGTCTCACCGTCTCTTCTACTCCCTCTGGCCAAG CAAATGTAAAGGCAGGGAAAGATCAAATAACAGTGACATGGGCCCTAAACAGAAGCATATCCGGTGTCGATACATCAATCTACAGGGAGGTAGAAGCAAAGTTATGCTACCATTTAGAAAGCCAAAAAGACAGGCCATGGAGGAAAACTGAAGAAGAAATGGCAAGAGACAAAACCTGTCAATTCGCAATCGTTAAAAGGCCGTACACTTCATCAAGTGACTCAGTAACCTACACTATTAAGAAGGATGTTCCAACTGCACATTACTTTATCCGAGTCTACGTTCGTGACGGTCCTGGTGGAAAACTCATCGCTTACGGTCAAACCACCGGTTTAGACTTGTTTGTCGCCGGAATCAGTGGCCGTAGCGCCTCCATTGATATTGCTGCTTCTATATTCTCTGCTTTCTCTGTTATTTCTCTTGGCTTTTTCTTCTACTTGGAGAAGAAGAAGTCTAAGAGGGCAACTTAG